One part of the Eulemur rufifrons isolate Redbay chromosome 16, OSU_ERuf_1, whole genome shotgun sequence genome encodes these proteins:
- the APOF gene encoding apolipoprotein F, translated as MQTVLLLCCVLLSLVAAFPRNTQNGALNFQPSFTETGHPSNMLSGQIPIPDPRTCQDLLHTAPSLAPLPEYLSSLALRVALKEVGCPTEAHILQLQLIRMGGKDTMETLIRESQKLNGEEGIGNTNTILRDLGEAPGELRRVQRAVTLPEACTSEHGQVLYETAALIVEFAEKLPSSELITEFKTSAINVTEKCTVESWEHLEEVRKRLMKSPEIENLTMPLEDQIYFLGTKFQQPVQNGQIFAEITSLTDHRAKQICPFLIGQRTRQNSIGERPNLPRQSHFSVTGLCDNLGCSAPNSAPNMRGLGLMMIPVELLLCCLLLHPVDAISYRKQANVLMYLPLSLGSQTPSSDSLSCQTMLPKSLPGFTHMAPLPKFLLYRWGGVNATRVLIHHLQRLQKGRSTGRGVSVEALAAALQLLASQQPGSHRGRRSLPTNNCENEQEQGVHSILQLLPGVGTYYNLGTAFYYAAQNCSDKAKERSQEGAIDLGYDLLMAMSGLSGGPAGLVISAALKPALKAGVQQLIQYYHDEKEANIPQPETSTEGLVGTSDTSDLEETTTMTPLVSEVVSSAPYWGWALFKSYDLAPGAGSLGI; from the exons ATGCAGACTGTGCTGCTCCTTTGCTGTGTCCTGCTGTCCCTAGTGGCTGCCTTTCCAAGAAATACCCAGAATGGGGCCCTGAACTTCCAGCCATCTTTCACAGAGACTGGGCATCCATCAAACATGCTCTCCGGCCAGATCCCTATCCCAGATCCCAGGACCTGCCAGGATCTCTTGCACACAGCCCCCTCCTTAGCCCCTCTGCCTGAGTACCTGTCCAGCTTAGCTCTGAGGGTGGCCCTGAAGGAGGTTGGCTGCCCAACTGAGGCCCATATTCTGCAGCTTCAGCTCATTAGGATGGGAGGGAAGGACACCATGGAAACCCTCATCCGTGAGAGTCAAAAGCTCAATGGGGAGGAAGGGATTGGCAATACCAACACCATCCTGAGGGATCTGGGGGAAGCCCCAGGGGAGCTTAGGCGGGTCCAGCGCGCAGTTACCCTTCCTGAAGCATGTACCTCCGAGCACGGGCAGGTGCTCTACGAGACAGCAGCGCTGATAGTTGAATTTGCTGAGAAGCTCCCTTCCTCTGAGCTGATAACAGAGTTCAAGACTTCTGCCATCAATGTCACCGAGAAGTGCACAGTTGAGTCTTGGGAGCATTTGGAAGAAGTACGCAAACGACTGATGAAAAGCCCCGAAATTGAGAACCTCACAATGCCTCTAGAAGATCAAATATACTTTCTT GGAACAAAGTTTCAGCAGCCAGTACAAAATGGGCAAATATTTGCAGAGATTACGTCCCTTACTGATCATAGGGCAAAGCAAATATGTCCTTTCCTCATAGGACAGAGAACTAGGCAGAACAGTATTGGGGAACGACCAAATCTACCAAGGCAGTCTCACTTCTCAGTGACTGGACTCTGTGATAATTTGG GGTGCTCTGCTCCGAACTCTGCTCCAAACATGCGTGGCCTCGGACTCATGATGATACCAGTTGAGCTGCTTCTTTGCTGCCTCCTCCTACACCCTGTGGATGCCATTTCATATAGAAAGCAGGCAAATGTCTTGATGTACCTACCCTTGTCCTTGGGATCCCAGACACCCTCTTCAGACTCCTTGTCCTGCCAGACCATGCTCCCAAAGTCCTTGCCTGGCTTCACCCACATGGCCCCTCTACCCAAGTTCCTG CTCTACCGCTGGGGTGGTGTGAATGCTACACGGGTCCTCATCCACCATCTTCAAAGGCTCCAGAAAGGCAGAAGCACAGGGAGGGGAGTGTCAGTGGAAGCCCTGGCCGCTGCTCTGCAGCTGTTAGCCAGTCAGCAACCAGGCTCACACAGGGGCCGACGCTCCCTCCCCACCAATAACTGTGAGAATGAGCAAGAACAAGGTGTGCACAGTATCCTCCAGCTATTGCCAGGAGTGGGAACTTACTACAACCTGGGCACAGCTTTCTATTATGCTGCTCAGAACTGCTCAGACAAGGCCAAGGAACGAAGCCAAGAAGGGGCCATAGATCTGGGATACGACCTTCTGATGGCCATGAGCGGGCTGTCAGGGGGGCCGGCGGGTCTAGTAATCAGTGCTGCACTTAAACCTGCATTAAAGGCTGGGGTTCAGCAGTTGATCCAGTATTATCATGATGAGAAAGAGGCAAACATCCCTCAGCCAGAGACCAGCACAGAGGGCTTGGTGGGCACCTCAGATACCAGTGACTTGGAAGAAACGACTACAATGACTCCTTTGGTGTCAGAAGTAGTAAGTTCAGCTCCCTACTGGGGGTGGGCCTTATTCAAGAGCTATGACTTAGCTCCTGGGGCTGGGAGTCTTGGAATATAA